In Ferribacterium limneticum, a genomic segment contains:
- a CDS encoding GGDEF domain-containing response regulator yields MTKLQKVLIVDASRLVRASLSKLLRGHFDVCEERDAESAWQTLVLDSSIIAAFSGLDIATLEGAELVERLRASKLARLNRLPYFQLVSDSFSDDGREQARQLGVSEFIPKRTAGQEFQNLLLRLIKPELVSEPDAMTSVAEFGDQSDVGLNDFKQRVESLPDLSGELPTSQLSPIPRQLEKTDGQCLEDSLASAANAQPRGVLVFGLDGYEGFRIRYGWDLADKIVQKILGLLASKIHADESMLPLVGGRIAIISLMAGREQSEKFARGVCNAISAANISIQGMRVAVTVSVGIAALPDDSAATTTDELLHLAISRHDAAHLSGGNRVISMTGCGGTSINQEVFFERIKEMLADESPTTLMSCKGWLTAVCKKCRKLRAAGEAPLCPVGDLEENC; encoded by the coding sequence ATGACAAAGTTGCAGAAAGTCCTGATCGTGGACGCTTCGCGGCTGGTTCGAGCATCGCTGAGCAAGCTATTGCGCGGGCATTTTGACGTATGCGAGGAGCGCGACGCAGAGTCGGCGTGGCAAACACTGGTCCTTGACTCGTCGATTATTGCTGCTTTTTCCGGGCTGGATATTGCCACGCTCGAAGGCGCCGAATTGGTCGAGCGCCTGCGGGCCAGCAAATTGGCTCGCCTCAATCGGCTTCCCTATTTTCAGCTGGTCTCGGACAGCTTCTCCGATGATGGGCGGGAGCAGGCAAGGCAACTCGGTGTTTCCGAGTTCATTCCGAAAAGAACTGCCGGCCAGGAGTTCCAGAATCTGCTGCTGCGTCTGATCAAGCCAGAGCTGGTTTCCGAACCGGACGCGATGACCAGCGTTGCGGAATTTGGCGACCAGAGCGATGTCGGCCTCAATGATTTCAAACAGCGTGTCGAAAGCCTGCCAGATCTGAGCGGCGAACTGCCCACGAGTCAGCTCTCGCCTATCCCCCGGCAACTCGAAAAGACAGACGGACAGTGCCTGGAGGACTCGCTTGCCTCGGCAGCGAACGCTCAGCCGCGTGGCGTTCTGGTCTTCGGGCTGGATGGCTACGAAGGCTTCAGAATTCGTTACGGCTGGGATCTGGCCGACAAAATCGTCCAGAAAATACTCGGCTTGCTGGCGAGCAAGATCCACGCGGATGAAAGCATGCTGCCGTTGGTCGGCGGGCGTATCGCCATCATTTCATTGATGGCCGGGCGCGAGCAGAGCGAAAAATTCGCCCGTGGCGTTTGCAATGCCATTTCCGCGGCCAATATCTCGATTCAGGGGATGCGCGTCGCCGTCACCGTCAGTGTCGGTATCGCCGCCTTGCCCGATGACAGTGCGGCAACGACAACCGACGAGCTGTTGCATCTGGCCATCAGCCGCCACGATGCTGCACACCTCTCCGGCGGTAACCGGGTCATCAGCATGACGGGTTGCGGCGGAACCAGTATCAATCAGGAGGTGTTCTTTGAACGCATCAAGGAAATGCTGGCCGATGAGTCGCCGACCACCTTGATGTCGTGCAAGGGCTGGCTGACGGCTGTCTGCAAGAAATGCCGCAAGTTGCGCGCGGCCGGTGAGGCGCCGCTCTGTCCGGTCGGGGATCTCGAAGAAAACTGCTGA